The Enterobacter asburiae genome window below encodes:
- the lptC gene encoding LPS export ABC transporter periplasmic protein LptC: MSKTRRWIIILLSLVALVLIGVNLADRDDTQTEVVNNNDPTYKSDHSDTVVYSPEGALNYRLIAQHVEYFSDDGISWFTQPVMTTFDKDKVPTWSIKSDRAKLTNDRMLYLYGHVEVNALTADSQLRKITTDNAQINLVTQDVTSQDLVTLYGTTFNSSGLRMRGNLRSKNAELIEKVRTSYEIQNKQTQP; encoded by the coding sequence GTCGCACTGGTATTGATTGGCGTGAACCTTGCCGATCGCGACGATACGCAAACGGAAGTGGTCAACAATAACGATCCAACCTATAAAAGCGATCACAGCGACACCGTGGTCTACAGCCCGGAAGGCGCGCTGAACTATCGCCTGATTGCCCAGCATGTTGAATATTTTTCAGATGACGGTATTTCGTGGTTTACCCAGCCTGTCATGACCACATTTGATAAGGACAAAGTGCCGACGTGGTCAATTAAGTCAGATCGGGCAAAACTGACAAATGACCGTATGCTTTATCTGTATGGTCACGTTGAAGTCAACGCCCTGACCGCTGACTCGCAACTGAGAAAAATTACGACGGATAATGCCCAGATTAACCTGGTAACCCAGGACGTGACCTCGCAGGATCTGGTCACACTGTATGGCACAACATTTAATTCCAGCGGTTTGAGAATGCGCGGGAACTTACGCAGCAAGAACGCCGAGCTGATTGAAAAGGTTAGAACCTCCTATGAAATTCAAAACAAACAAACTCAGCCTTAA
- the lptB gene encoding LPS export ABC transporter ATP-binding protein, whose product MATLTAKNLAKAYKGRRVVEDVSLTVNSGEIVGLLGPNGAGKTTTFYMVVGIVPRDAGNIIIDDEDISLLPLHARARRGIGYLPQEASIFRRLSVYDNLMAVLQIRNDLTSEQRQDRANELMEEFHIEHLRDSLGQALSGGERRRVEIARALAANPKFILLDEPFAGVDPISVIDIKRIIEHLRDSGLGVLITDHNVRETLAVCERAYIVSQGNLIAHGTPQQILEDDHVKRVYLGEDFRL is encoded by the coding sequence ATGGCAACATTAACTGCAAAAAATCTCGCGAAGGCCTACAAGGGCCGCCGTGTCGTAGAAGATGTCAGTCTGACCGTCAACTCCGGCGAAATTGTAGGGCTGCTTGGCCCTAACGGTGCGGGTAAAACCACCACCTTCTACATGGTCGTTGGCATTGTGCCGCGTGATGCCGGCAACATTATCATTGACGATGAAGACATCAGCCTTCTGCCGCTGCACGCGCGCGCGCGTCGCGGAATCGGCTACCTGCCGCAGGAAGCCTCCATTTTCCGTCGTCTCAGCGTTTACGATAACCTGATGGCGGTCCTGCAAATTCGTAACGATCTGACCAGCGAACAGCGTCAGGATCGTGCCAACGAGCTGATGGAAGAGTTCCATATTGAGCATCTGCGCGACAGCCTCGGTCAGGCACTCTCCGGGGGTGAACGCCGCCGCGTTGAGATTGCGCGTGCGCTGGCCGCAAACCCGAAATTTATCCTTCTGGATGAACCGTTTGCGGGCGTTGACCCGATCTCGGTTATCGACATTAAACGTATCATTGAACACCTGCGTGACAGCGGGCTTGGCGTACTGATCACCGACCACAACGTCCGTGAAACGCTGGCCGTGTGTGAACGCGCGTATATTGTGAGCCAGGGCAATCTGATCGCCCACGGTACGCCGCAGCAGATCCTCGAAGACGATCATGTTAAGCGCGTCTATCTTGGGGAAGACTTCAGACTCTGA
- the lptA gene encoding lipopolysaccharide ABC transporter substrate-binding protein LptA, with protein MKFKTNKLSLKVIIASAMLATSLPALAVTGDTDQPIHIESDTQSLDMQGNVVTFTGNVVMTQGTIKINADKVVVTRPGGEQGKEIIDGYGNPATFYQMQDNGKPVKGHASHMHYELAKDLVILTGNAYLEQLDSNITGDQITYLVKEQKMQASSEKGKRVTTVLVPSQLQDKGKGQAPAQKKSN; from the coding sequence ATGAAATTCAAAACAAACAAACTCAGCCTTAAAGTAATTATCGCCAGCGCGATGCTGGCGACCAGTCTCCCCGCGCTTGCTGTAACGGGCGATACCGACCAACCGATCCATATCGAGTCTGATACCCAGTCTCTCGATATGCAGGGCAACGTCGTCACCTTCACTGGTAACGTCGTCATGACTCAGGGCACCATCAAAATTAACGCCGACAAAGTGGTCGTGACCCGTCCGGGTGGCGAGCAGGGCAAAGAGATCATTGATGGTTACGGCAACCCGGCAACCTTCTACCAGATGCAGGACAACGGCAAGCCGGTGAAAGGCCACGCCTCGCACATGCACTACGAGCTGGCGAAGGACCTGGTCATCCTGACCGGAAATGCGTATCTGGAACAGCTGGACAGCAACATCACCGGCGACCAGATCACCTATCTGGTGAAAGAGCAAAAAATGCAGGCCTCCAGCGAGAAAGGCAAACGCGTCACAACCGTACTGGTTCCGTCGCAGCTGCAGGACAAAGGCAAAGGCCAGGCCCCGGCACAGAAGAAGAGTAACTAA